From the Asterias amurensis chromosome 1, ASM3211899v1 genome, the window AAATTAGTGTGAAAAGAAAATTCTTTCAAATGTTCCATTGACCTTTTCAGTGAAACAAATAAGATGTTTATGTTTCTCTGAAGTAATACGCAGCCTGTCGATAATACAACTTCGTTATTGAGAAAACATCTAGCAATGTCGGTATTTCTAACACACTCATTGGTGGTGTGTGCAAATCTAACAATTAATTTCtgcttcacttttttttctgcagGATCAGTTATTGGGAGGCAAAACGATTCACCGGAGAGGTAATAAATTATACGCACGATCTGTTTATTTCTTATAACTCTTTATAATCCTTACATTTTACTCCATATTAAACTAAAATATTTTCTTTGCCCCTCATGATAATAATATAgtaaaatttcatatttctataTTTTTGCTTTCCAACTGCAGGTCCACTACCACCACGCATATCTGTGACTGTTCCTCCAGAAGTAGCCTTACTTGATGTAGTTCCGACCACGCCCATAGAGAACCCCACCCTATCTGGTTACATCTTCGTACCCCCTCCAGTTCCAGTGCTTGTGTTTCAGGGAGAGTGTGTGTACACTAGTTGCTACCTAACCGTTAGAGGAGAACGGTTGATATTTGAATGTGCACGTAGGAACCCAGACAAAACTCTTTGTAAGTGGTAGATTACTTACTCTTTCACCTATAGCTAcgaattgttttaaaagttgtgaTTGTAATCACGAGAGAGTGTGCACAAAATCCCCGTTAGAATATagacctagacttgactcaagtcccgttctcgtgcggaGGTCCCTAAGCATGACCGCCGTGCGTAAAAATGAAGCTAATGCGGGTCAATCCCGCGTGCAGAATGGGgaggggaatgcagagcatcacaaaacaatagttttctgagattggcacgggattgggacttggtCCAAGTCTGGAAtagacccggattccgggttcCCTGGTAGGGGCCTGACCCATTTACGGATCAAGCTGACACCAAAAGTGATTACAAATGGGATGTTAACACGGATTTTGAGTGTCAGTTTGACAATGTCGGATGGGtcatactgacccagaaattgTGAGGTCCAGAGGGACCCGAATTTGGCTTAGGTAAGACCCGGAAGTTTTGagagtttaatttttttatgtttttttaaagatgtattTGACATGTACCAGTATGCAAGTAAGTGTGCTGACGCAGGAACCACCGTTGCATTGGTTCATCGACACTCTGGTCAGTGTATCGCTGCATCGGCATCGGATGGAATCGCAGAACTCACGGTAAGATGGTGAAAGAAGGTTCAAAATACTGACCATCATCACAACATCACCATCATCACCATCACCCAAGACagccatcagggcccaatttcatagagctgattttGATAACAACAAGTAGATAAACATAACAAtattatgctcaccagaatcAGGCTACAAGCTAAACAACCATTTCAcctgtacaatttgtgattggtatccatTTCAGCTAAGCAGAATATTCTtaagaaattttgttttctgcttaagcagctctatcatatatgaaattgggcccaggttaaaGATTGGCTCAAAGCAACAGCACTACATGACACCAACCttctctctaaatgcaaaagagtgaaaaaacactctttgaagagccataatgagggacaactctttttcgagtggtcttccactcttttagattgaagtttgcatctttttgagtgatttttcactctgtcctggagtgaaacccctctaaaagagtgaaataaccaccacttttttttaaagagccatatgagggacaactcaaaatgtaaagagtggtgtttttcactcttttacatttagagagttgACCGTCAAAAAGGACCCATTTGTGACGTATTGCCGATCAAGATACATGTAGTTCTCTCTAAATTCACTGCTATATTATGTTAAGCCTTGCTTATGTGGGATTTGTCTTTGATCTTTTTCGAGATCCACCCACAGATTAAGAATGCCTTTTAAGATTTGTCATGGCTGCATGCTTCCTAGTCTACCTGATGTTTATCACACAAACCCTCTATCATCATTGTACATAGGATCAAGCATTATAATACAAACCTTTTTTTACGGCAGAATTTCCCTTGTTGGATGTCTCAAGACAATGAGGAAATCGCCGCCAATCCGCGATTCTTCTTAAGAGTCAAAGTAAATCAGGATGCAGAGCATACATTATTCCAGTGTCACAGCGGACCAGGTAGGTACACAAACGTCGAGTATTTTTGTCACTTCTTCCATCATttaaagttaatttttattgaaTATTGAATGTTGTGGTCAAGGGAGATCGAGGGGGCAAACTTAAGCCCATACCACTCGTCCAACTTAAGCCATCAGAGAAAAGTGCGGGCATTTCAAAGTTTATAGACAATACAGTCCAACATAATGCTTTAGAAACTACACCCTTTCAATAAAAATATATCTGTATTATTGAAAAAATTTAATTTGACTGAAAACCCATCTATGATCTAAAAATTAAAACCTGTCAATGTCTTCTCTTTATACCCTTTATCCTCTTTTTAGCAAAATACCTCGCAAGAGACGCCGATTCAAACAAAGCATATCTGTCGCCATGGTTACGGTATCCATCCTTCTTACAACTGAAAATAGTGACGTAAAACCGGTCTAAAGGTGAACGAAGGGAAAGAAATTTTCACGCAACCTCTAGCTGCAATCTATGTGCTTAAAAAGCATGATTAGTAGCCGTGCCGTTCGTTGAccttttattttgcacgccacaCGCACTGATGCCTGCAACGCTCGACCATTTTGAAAGTTCTGTGTAGCCAGACGCAGAGTCAGAGCCTAGTATCCCGGTCAGCCTGATCCGCAAATGGTTCAGGCCCCCTGCGACCCGGAAAGCTTTTAGAAGGAACACTTCTTACCAACAAACGGGGCCATTGACTACCAAAATGGCGTAAATAATATGCATGTGATGACGACGTCATGTAAACTGGAGTAATATGGATGATTGTCGAGTTGCACTAGAGGCCTACAACGCTTCCCTGATTAACCAAGATTGCCTTGCTCTGAAAACTCAACCAGCATCTTTACAGATACTTGTCTCTCTACGGACGTGCTATAGTTgcgttttattttaaattgtgagGATCCTTGAGTTTCTAGCTACAGATAAGTACATTACTGGATTGCATTGTGAGTTTTAATTTTTGCATTGATTTGTAGAGAATTTCCCTGAAAACTTTAAGTTGCTATTTTTTTCTAGTTTATATTGTTTGTATTAACAGTTCACGTTACAGCTTTGCCAGTAAAAATCATTTTACAAAAACCAGCAACAGCTTTTTCCGAAAGTGGTATTTTAATATAATGAAACAAATACTTCATCTGTATATCGTATCTAACTATATTAT encodes:
- the LOC139945791 gene encoding uncharacterized protein isoform X2, whose protein sequence is MGSGSLKALTKINNHQGGPTKEEPSAAPGPCKDQLLGGKTIHRRGPLPPRISVTVPPEVALLDVVPTTPIENPTLSGYIFVPPPVPVLVFQGECVYTSCYLTVRGERLIFECARRNPDKTLYVFDMYQYASKCADAGTTVALVHRHSGQCIAASASDGIAELTNFPCWMSQDNEEIAANPRFFLRVKVNQDAEHTLFQCHSGPVSTKRSMHSLQNV
- the LOC139945791 gene encoding uncharacterized protein isoform X1, encoding MGSGSLKALTKINNHQGGPTKEEPSAAPGPCKDQLLGGKTIHRRGPLPPRISVTVPPEVALLDVVPTTPIENPTLSGYIFVPPPVPVLVFQGECVYTSCYLTVRGERLIFECARRNPDKTLYVFDMYQYASKCADAGTTVALVHRHSGQCIAASASDGIAELTNFPCWMSQDNEEIAANPRFFLRVKVNQDAEHTLFQCHSGPAKYLARDADSNKAYLSPWLRYPSFLQLKIVT